TGTCACAGTAATACTTCAATTTGTTTTGGTTGATtcaactatatatatattccaCAGTCCACACAACAGCAAAACATGTTTTGTAAATGATAAGCTTTACTTTCTAAACAACATGTAAATGATTGCCTGACCGTACCACTTCATTTTGTTTTGGTTGATCCTGCTAAATGCTTCACACAACAGCATAGCACGTTTAGTACCAGAAAAGCTTCACTTTCCAATCAACCTGTACATAATTGCCTCTCATCCTGCATTTTTTGAGATAAAGTTGACATCCTGCTTTCAGGTGAGTACGCGACTGCACGCGCCGCATCTGCAGCAAACACTATAATGGTCTGTGAGATGTCCTGTGGCTGACAATAGAACTTTCACTATAAACTGAACAAACAAAGTCATGTAACTCATGATACTGAAGAAACGTGCCATCGTGGCCTGTCCTTTTTCAGACACTGTCATCCTGGGCTACTTCAAGCGTCGAGGAGGTTGCTTCAACTGGACCAGGGATCCGCTTCTTCCAGCTATATGTGAGTACACTGATACTAGCATAAGGATCTTCCTTCACCAGAGTAACCACTGAACTTATGAATGGCCATGAATCTTTGCAGGTCTACAAGGACAGGAAGGTGGTGGAGCAGCTGGTGAGGAGAGCTGAAAGGGCTGGGTTCAAGGCCATCGCGCTCACTGTCGACACTCCGCGCCTTGGCCGCAGGGAAGCTGACATCAAGAACAGGTGAGCTGGATCTACATAAGTATTCACCTTGAAACAGCTGCACAGGGCTGATGTTCCTAAACATCAGAAAGATACGCTGATGCAGGATCAGAATGAAAATATTCATTTGTCAGAGTTCTTTTCAGACAAGTAGGCTTATTGTGGCTACTGTTGCTGCAGATTTGTTCTGCCACCCAATCTGACGCTCAAGAACTTCGAGGGCCTGGACCTCGGCAAGATGGACCAGGTGAACTGAGCTCATATTTCAGTGTACACCTTGCAAATAGTTTCCGTATGACTAGTCTCTCATGGAGTTTGTGTGTTCTGAGCAGGCTGCTGATTCAGGGCTGGCTTCGTATGTCGCCAGCCAAATCGACCGCACCCTGAGCTGGAAGGACGTCAAGTGGCTGCAGACCATCACCACGCTGCCGATCCTCGTCAAGGGAGTGATCACTGCAGAAGACAGTAGGCTCTCTCTCATCAGTCATCTCTGCACATTTCAGACAGAAACTGATCGAAGCTAGCTGAGCTTGCGTTGTGGATTGGTGTTGCAGCGAGGCTGGCGGTGGAGAACGGCGCGGCGGGGATCATCGTGTCCAACCACGGCGCGCGCCAGCTGGACTACGTCCCGGCGACCATCAGCGCGCTGGAGGAGGTCGTCAAGGCGGCCCGCGGGCAGCTCCCCGTGttcctcgacggcggcgtccgCCGCGGCACCGACGTCTTCAAGGCGCTCGccctgggcgccgccggcgtcttCGTAAGCACCGTACCCCGATCCGATCCGCATGTAGTCTGTTCTCCATTGCTCGGAGTTTCGCCGCTGATCGGCGGACTCCATCGCTGCAGGTCGGCAGGCCGGTGGTGttcgcgctggcggcggcgggcgaggccgGGGTGTCCAACGTGATGAAGATGCTCCGGGACGAGTTCGAGCTCACCATGGCGCTCAGCGGCTGCACCTGCCTCGCCGACATCACCCGCAACCACATCATCACCGAGTCCGACAGGCTCCGCGTCATGCCGTCGCGCTTGTAAATAGCCGCCGCCCTCGCGAGGATCGCCGTCgttcgtcctcgccgccggcgccgcgccggccgcaaccgggatcatgcatgcatggtcgCTCGCTCGATGATACACTATAATTTCGGACCGCATATATGTTTGTGTTCCAAGTGATCGATCGCTAGCTGTACCGTAAAATCTTACAGATTACATGGATGATCACTGTATTTGATCACAAAATATATGTTCTGTGCCATATCATCATGTATTCATGTGTGCGAGTGCCTCTAGCTTTGTGAACGTGAAGAACAAACAACAATTTCCAATCGAAAACGAAACAACACGAACAAAACAACaaaaccaaatcaaattcaTTCCAATCCCGTCGAAAATAAACCAACTAGTAGTATATACCATGTACTGTGAATGATCTGTGATTGATGCATGCCGCCTCCCATGTCAAGAGaaaaggtaaataaaaaaagagagccatttatctagctagctagctgactACCGGCATATTGGTCAGTGTCTCATCGCCTGAGCATGCCAGCCGCCGGCGTatggcggcgcgacggcggcggccgtcctcgCCTTGCGCTTCTGCAGGAACCGCTGAAGCGAGCGCTTCATGGACAGCTCCGAGGCCGCGTGGTCGAtcaccggcgcggcggccacggcggcggcgaagccctgcctgGAAGGACccgcggccggcgacgacgccACGGCCGAGGGTCTCACATGACCATCGCGCGGGCATCGCGCCacggcgccgctgctgctgctgccgctgctgtccTGCAGCTGGCGGTCGCGTTGGTGGCACTGCTGCCGGTGggagtccgccgccgccgccatgatcGTCTCCTCTTTCGCCATGGAGATGATCGCCCTCGCCTGCGCCAAATTAAACAGGAAAAATATCAGTAATTAGCAGTGGTAACTGGTAATAACACGTGATTAACTGCGCATTAGAAAATAGAGATCTGAGATCACTTTATACATGCATGTAACAAACTGGAGTTGATCGAGACGTGCGTGCGTGCTGCATGCTGCAGAACGTGCTACGCGATAGCTGACTCGCGatcagggttaaccatttcgttttcgttGCAAATCCCGGTGAttagcggaaacgaaatttcgttccgaaatttcggtaaatttcggcgaatttcggtgacttttggccgaaattttttgaaatttgaattttcaaacgaaatttttcgaaaaataccgaaattttttttcccggtaagtagcgaaaacgaaatttttcgccgaatttcggcgaaatttcgccgaaatttcaaaCCCTGCTCGCGATCGTCAGAGTCAAAAAGACTCTGCTTTTTTCCCCGCGTTGGTTCTGTGCGAGTTCGCCGTCGTTGGCGTGTTGGTTGCGTGTGTGAAGAtggagacggcgacgaagacgaagCCAAATTTTGGGAGGCCAGGTCTAGGCATTTACATGAGTTGTTCATCACAGCACAACGTGCTGAATTGACGTGCGTGTAGGTGAGTAGGTCAACTCCGCATCTACCAGCTGACGATGCTTCTTCGCTGTCCCCTCGATCTGGCGCAGCTAGCACGTGCGAATTTCAACCGTAAGGAAGATTCGGGCCCAGCCATGACGCAGACCGCCTCGGAGTCACCTTTGTACTATTTCGTTTTAATCGAACTCACACGTGTCCTTCAAACACTGGTTTTGCGAGATCTTTAAGTCGATCACCTTTGAACAagtagagtttttttttaatgtaCGTCTGCATTCCAAGCAGTAATCAAGTGCGTGCTTGAAAGCAAATTCCTTTATGCACTTATAGTTTTTAGATGGGTATAAGAGTACTGGTGGATACAAAATCAAACCAAAGCAGCTGATTAGACTAAGTGCTGAGCAAATATCGGCTTCTAGCAAAACCTAACGAAACCAAATAGGACTTGGAATAATAATCTACTTATATGTACAGTATATAGACGAAAAAGAAATTGAAAGGGTGTAATTAAACTCTAATTTCCTGTCAGCACACTGTACATCATTCATGTACCATATGACCAGGTGTACCAATAATTTGATTCCTGCTAGTTGGCTAGCTCA
This portion of the Panicum virgatum strain AP13 chromosome 2N, P.virgatum_v5, whole genome shotgun sequence genome encodes:
- the LOC120659345 gene encoding peroxisomal (S)-2-hydroxy-acid oxidase GLO5-like, which gives rise to MGEITNVMEYQAIAKQKLPKMAYDYYASGAEDEWTLQENREAFSRILFRPRILIDVSKIDMTTTVLGFKISMPIMIAPTAMQKMAHPDGEYATARAASAANTIMTLSSWATSSVEEVASTGPGIRFFQLYVYKDRKVVEQLVRRAERAGFKAIALTVDTPRLGRREADIKNRFVLPPNLTLKNFEGLDLGKMDQAADSGLASYVASQIDRTLSWKDVKWLQTITTLPILVKGVITAEDTRLAVENGAAGIIVSNHGARQLDYVPATISALEEVVKAARGQLPVFLDGGVRRGTDVFKALALGAAGVFVGRPVVFALAAAGEAGVSNVMKMLRDEFELTMALSGCTCLADITRNHIITESDRLRVMPSRL
- the LOC120659347 gene encoding protein TIFY 5-like, producing the protein MEGRRDAGVMAARWRRTSGGGGDGAEESDGSSGDGGGVELSLRLRTGDSSGAPPATEEHQAAAAARRRRNMTIFYDGRVCAVDVTEVQARAIISMAKEETIMAAAADSHRQQCHQRDRQLQDSSGSSSSGAVARCPRDGHVRPSAVASSPAAGPSRQGFAAAVAAAPVIDHAASELSMKRSLQRFLQKRKARTAAAVAPPYAGGWHAQAMRH